One Natrinema halophilum genomic window carries:
- a CDS encoding Rid family detoxifying hydrolase, with protein sequence MKRIIETDDAPAAVGAYSQATENGSLLFTAGQIPMTADGELLDDEPIEAQTEQALYNLDAVLDEADATSADILKVTVFLEDIGDFDAMNETYAEYFDAEPPARSAVEVAALPKGVAVEIEAIASLE encoded by the coding sequence GTGAAACGAATCATCGAAACCGACGATGCGCCCGCTGCGGTCGGTGCGTACAGCCAGGCGACGGAGAACGGTTCGTTGCTGTTCACCGCCGGTCAGATTCCGATGACGGCCGACGGCGAACTGCTCGACGACGAACCCATCGAGGCACAGACAGAACAGGCCCTCTACAATCTCGACGCCGTTCTCGACGAAGCGGACGCGACGTCAGCGGACATCCTCAAGGTGACCGTCTTTCTCGAGGACATCGGCGATTTCGACGCGATGAACGAAACCTACGCCGAGTATTTCGACGCCGAACCGCCGGCTCGCAGCGCCGTCGAGGTCGCCGCACTTCCGAAAGGCGTCGCCGTCGAGATCGAAGCCATCGCGAGCCTCGAGTGA
- the cydB gene encoding cytochrome d ubiquinol oxidase subunit II, which translates to MTDLGVFSPVAFALASAIDLPTIWVVIVFAFLGTFLFLDGFDFGAGALFATRTDEAERERILAAIGPFWDGNEVWLVVFGGGLFAAFPPIYAALFSRHYLLLFGVLGALICRGLAPEFYEQRDDERWQRWWGRAFVVGSVASPFLLGTFVGNWLLGTTVTEAPATLLVGLAIVSLTVVTGGAFLALKTDGDLAADARTWGRRALVAYLSVIAVVLFALATRFSVRETLLEPVPLSLVVVSAAVGGGYVLALRRKRDLVAFIAAGGLTYVLVALVATLLYPTLDPATGLTATEAAISPLSLRLLSLSAALLVPLVCVYFAVLYSTFSGPVETEGY; encoded by the coding sequence ATGACTGATCTCGGTGTCTTCTCACCTGTCGCGTTCGCGCTCGCGTCGGCCATCGACCTGCCGACGATATGGGTCGTCATCGTCTTCGCATTCCTCGGCACGTTCCTCTTCCTCGACGGGTTCGATTTCGGGGCCGGCGCGCTGTTCGCGACGCGGACGGACGAGGCCGAGCGCGAGCGCATTCTCGCGGCGATCGGTCCGTTCTGGGACGGGAACGAGGTGTGGCTGGTCGTCTTTGGCGGGGGGCTGTTCGCCGCGTTCCCACCGATCTACGCGGCCCTGTTCAGCCGGCACTACCTGCTGTTATTCGGGGTTCTCGGGGCGCTTATCTGCCGCGGCCTCGCGCCGGAGTTCTACGAACAGCGCGACGACGAGCGATGGCAGCGCTGGTGGGGCCGAGCTTTCGTCGTCGGCAGCGTTGCTTCCCCCTTCCTGCTCGGCACATTCGTCGGCAACTGGCTGCTCGGAACGACCGTCACCGAGGCGCCGGCGACGCTCCTCGTCGGCCTCGCCATCGTCTCACTCACCGTCGTCACCGGCGGTGCGTTCCTCGCACTAAAGACCGACGGGGACCTCGCGGCAGATGCCCGAACGTGGGGACGGCGCGCCCTCGTGGCCTACCTCTCGGTGATCGCCGTGGTCCTCTTCGCGCTGGCCACCCGCTTTTCGGTTCGAGAAACACTGCTCGAGCCGGTCCCGCTGTCGCTCGTCGTCGTTTCGGCCGCGGTAGGCGGTGGTTACGTCCTCGCACTCCGTCGCAAACGCGATCTCGTCGCATTTATCGCCGCCGGCGGCCTGACCTACGTGCTAGTCGCGCTCGTCGCAACGCTCCTGTATCCGACGCTCGACCCTGCGACCGGGCTGACCGCCACGGAGGCCGCGATCTCGCCGCTCTCACTTCGTCTGTTGTCGCTATCTGCGGCCCTTCTCGTGCCGCTCGTCTGCGTCTACTTCGCGGTTCTCTACTCGACGTTCTCCGGCCCGGTCGAGACGGAGGGGTACTGA
- the ilvA gene encoding threonine ammonia-lyase, which translates to MLELADVLEARERVRETSRRTPLERSHTYSAMTGADIRLKLENFQRTGAFKIRGATNRIATLSEDQKEAGVVTASAGNHAQGVALAATRSGVDSKIVMPEHAPISKVKATKSYGAEVVLAGRDYDAAAERAHEIEREEGRTYVHAFDDEYVMAGQGTIGLEIVDDCPDVETVVVPIGGGGLISGIATAIKEQKPETRVIGVQAAGASSAADSLAAGERVSIDEVDTIADGIATRSVGEQTFPHIQKYVDEVVTVSDPEIAVALVYLLERSKTLVEGAGAVPLAAVLFEKFDYDEDEVIVTALCGGNIDLNTLTNVIIRGLVETGRYLKIRTVLKDRPGALEDLLEIFTAHRANIYAIHHDRTSRDVEMSDTEVEIELEMRGPDHVDAFLADLREAGYTVDILA; encoded by the coding sequence ATGCTAGAACTCGCAGATGTTCTCGAGGCGCGCGAGAGAGTGCGGGAAACCTCCCGACGAACGCCGCTCGAGCGGTCGCATACGTACTCGGCGATGACCGGGGCCGATATTCGCCTGAAGTTGGAAAATTTCCAGCGGACGGGAGCGTTCAAGATTCGCGGTGCGACCAACCGGATTGCCACGCTCTCCGAGGATCAGAAAGAGGCCGGCGTCGTCACCGCAAGCGCGGGCAATCACGCCCAAGGCGTCGCCCTCGCAGCGACGCGATCGGGCGTCGATTCGAAGATCGTCATGCCCGAACACGCGCCGATCTCGAAGGTCAAAGCCACCAAAAGTTACGGTGCAGAGGTCGTCCTCGCAGGTCGCGATTACGATGCGGCCGCCGAGCGCGCCCACGAGATCGAACGCGAGGAAGGCCGAACGTACGTCCACGCGTTCGACGACGAATACGTGATGGCCGGCCAGGGAACGATCGGGCTCGAGATCGTAGACGATTGCCCCGACGTCGAGACGGTCGTTGTCCCCATCGGCGGAGGCGGACTCATCAGCGGAATCGCGACCGCTATCAAGGAGCAAAAACCGGAGACGCGCGTAATCGGCGTTCAAGCCGCGGGCGCCTCGAGCGCTGCGGACTCTCTCGCCGCGGGCGAACGCGTTTCGATCGACGAAGTCGATACGATCGCGGACGGCATCGCGACCCGTAGTGTCGGCGAGCAGACTTTTCCGCACATTCAGAAGTACGTCGACGAGGTGGTTACCGTCTCGGATCCCGAAATCGCCGTCGCGTTGGTCTACCTGCTCGAGCGCTCCAAGACGCTCGTCGAGGGTGCGGGCGCGGTCCCCCTCGCCGCAGTCCTCTTCGAGAAATTCGATTACGACGAGGACGAAGTTATCGTCACCGCGCTTTGCGGAGGGAATATAGACCTCAACACCCTCACCAACGTCATCATCCGCGGACTGGTCGAGACCGGCCGCTACCTGAAGATCAGGACCGTACTAAAGGATCGGCCGGGCGCACTCGAGGATTTGCTCGAAATTTTCACCGCCCACCGGGCGAACATCTACGCGATCCACCACGACCGCACCTCGCGCGACGTCGAAATGAGCGACACCGAAGTCGAGATCGAACTCGAGATGCGGGGTCCCGACCACGTCGACGCCTTCCTCGCCGACCTCCGAGAGGCAGGATACACGGTTGACATCCTCGCCTGA
- a CDS encoding cytochrome ubiquinol oxidase subunit I yields MVDPVLASRLQFALTTIVHIVFPVMSMGLAPFLVYFTWKSIRSSDPLWERQRRFWTRIFAVSFVVGTVTGLVLEFEFGTNFAAFATFAGELFGGPLAIEGMMAFFLEATFLGVFVFGREKVGDALYMISAVAVGLGTWLSAVWILIANSWMQTPRGYELARQNGQSVVTLVDPVAAYLNPRFPWMFVHMQSAAVLSVALFMAGVAAYFVYRSNDGRREHADETDPESDSSAAKGGPSGPETTAGTDDERFWRTTLKIALIVLLVTAPFQVVHGDSYARHVADTQPQKFAAMEAQYETEAPAALHLVAIPTDPSALTDPRAENLWTIDIPALASVLASGGDPSYAVQGLDEFEGSPPVAIVFWSFRVMVLLGFWFAGLAVWGAYRWGSGDLFSDRKLHLALMASAPLGFLAVETGWIVTEVGRQPWVVQGLLKTESGVSPGLTGTEATVTLAGFALVYTGLLLGYGYVVTRIIRAGPPAIESTDGAASDGQQNRASRPEDDAATAEVSGDD; encoded by the coding sequence ATGGTGGATCCAGTCCTCGCCAGTCGGCTCCAGTTTGCGCTGACGACCATCGTTCACATCGTCTTCCCCGTGATGAGCATGGGGCTCGCCCCCTTCCTCGTCTATTTTACGTGGAAGTCGATCCGATCGTCCGACCCGCTCTGGGAACGTCAGCGTCGGTTCTGGACCCGGATCTTCGCCGTCAGTTTCGTTGTCGGAACCGTGACCGGGCTCGTCCTCGAGTTCGAATTCGGGACGAACTTCGCAGCCTTCGCGACGTTCGCCGGTGAACTGTTCGGCGGACCACTGGCAATCGAGGGAATGATGGCGTTTTTCCTCGAGGCCACGTTCCTTGGGGTCTTCGTCTTCGGGCGCGAGAAGGTCGGCGACGCCCTCTACATGATATCGGCCGTCGCCGTCGGCCTGGGAACATGGCTCTCGGCGGTCTGGATCCTGATCGCTAACTCGTGGATGCAGACCCCGCGCGGGTACGAACTCGCCCGACAGAACGGCCAGTCGGTGGTAACGCTGGTCGATCCCGTCGCGGCCTATCTCAACCCGCGGTTTCCGTGGATGTTCGTCCACATGCAATCGGCGGCCGTCCTCTCGGTCGCGCTGTTCATGGCCGGAGTCGCGGCGTACTTCGTGTATCGCTCGAACGATGGTCGACGGGAGCATGCCGACGAGACGGACCCGGAAAGTGACTCGAGTGCTGCGAAAGGCGGTCCGTCCGGTCCCGAAACGACCGCCGGGACCGACGACGAGCGATTCTGGCGCACGACGTTGAAGATCGCCCTAATCGTACTGCTCGTGACCGCACCGTTCCAGGTCGTCCACGGCGACTCCTACGCCCGTCACGTAGCAGACACGCAACCGCAGAAGTTCGCCGCGATGGAGGCACAGTACGAGACCGAAGCGCCGGCCGCGCTCCACCTCGTCGCGATTCCGACCGATCCGAGTGCCCTTACCGATCCCCGCGCGGAAAACCTCTGGACGATCGACATCCCCGCGCTCGCATCGGTCCTGGCCAGCGGCGGCGATCCGTCGTACGCGGTACAGGGCCTCGACGAGTTCGAGGGATCGCCGCCGGTCGCGATCGTGTTCTGGTCCTTTCGTGTCATGGTATTGCTCGGCTTCTGGTTCGCCGGCCTGGCGGTATGGGGTGCCTACCGATGGGGGAGCGGCGATCTGTTCTCGGATCGGAAACTTCACCTCGCGCTAATGGCCTCCGCCCCCCTCGGTTTCCTCGCCGTCGAGACCGGTTGGATCGTCACCGAAGTCGGGCGCCAGCCGTGGGTCGTCCAGGGCCTCCTCAAGACCGAATCCGGCGTCTCGCCCGGTCTCACCGGAACGGAAGCGACGGTGACGCTGGCCGGTTTCGCCCTCGTCTACACCGGATTGCTCCTTGGATACGGCTACGTCGTAACGCGGATCATCCGAGCGGGACCGCCCGCGATCGAATCCACCGACGGCGCTGCGTCGGACGGACAGCAGAATCGGGCCTCGAGACCGGAGGACGACGCAGCGACTGCGGAGGTGTCGGGTGATGACTGA